The Musa acuminata AAA Group cultivar baxijiao chromosome BXJ1-3, Cavendish_Baxijiao_AAA, whole genome shotgun sequence genome window below encodes:
- the LOC135629138 gene encoding amidophosphoribosyltransferase, chloroplastic-like, which translates to MLSESIKPLTVSFVVNHARGFRAPLCFCLAFPPLMAAATYRATARHPSSSPVSSLCPSKASPSSLPFPLRPCPNQPLLRSHLRLSSSASVAAASSFSDLPYPSSDDVFAFDDKPREECGVFAIVGDPEAAQMCYLGLHALQHRGQEGAGIVSSDGASLHSCTGLGLVSEVFSHTSKLEPLVGSAAIGHNRYSTAGATSALANVQPFVASYRFGQLAVAHNGNLVNYHSLRYELESRGSIFSTTSDTEVILHLIATSTTRPLLARIIEACESLEGAYSLVLLTADKLFAVRDPHGFRPLVMGRRPNGAIVFASETCALDLISAEYVREVNPGEVVVVDGHDMSIITSCLLPKKPRKGCVFEHVYFALPNSVVFGHPVHASRYNFGAALARESPAPGADIVIPVPDSGFFAALGFAEASGLPFRQGLIRSHYVGRSFIEPNQEERNLAVKLKLAPVYGILEGKSVVVIDDSIVRGTTSSKIVQLIKNTGKAREVHMRIASPPIISSCYYGVDTPRAEELISNRLDVEGVRRAIGSDSLAFLSLESLRVAFGKEGHMFCDACFTRRYPVLPREHEAVNVAEE; encoded by the coding sequence ATGTTATCGGAATCTATAAAACCCCTGACCGTATCTTTCGTCGTCAACCACGCGCGCGGGTTTCGAGCGCCTCTCTGCTTTTGCCTTGCCTTCCCTCCTCTAATGGCTGCTGCCACATACCGCGCCACCGCTCGCCATCCATCCTCCTCCCCTGTGTCCTCTCTCTGCCCCTCCAAAGCCTCCCCCTCCTCCCTCCCGTTTCCCCTTAGACCATGCCCCAATCAGCCCCTCCTCCGCTCCCACCTCCGCCTGTCCTCTTCCGCATCCGTCGCTGCTGCTTCCTCCTTCTCCGACCTGCCTTACCCTTCGTCTGACGATGTTTTCGCCTTTGATGACAAGCCCCGCGAGGAGTGCGGCGTATTCGCCATCGTCGGCGACCCGGAGGCCGCCCAGATGTGCTACCTGGGCCTGCACGCCCTCCAGCACCGCGGCCAGGAGGGCGCTGGAATCGTCTCCTCTGACGGCGCGTCGCTCCACTCCTGCACCGGCCTTGGCCTCGTCTCCGAGGTCTTCTCCCACACCTCCAAGCTCGAGCCCCTCGTCGGTTCCGCAGCCATCGGCCACAATCGCTACTCCACCGCCGGCGCCACCTCCGCCCTCGCCAACGTCCAGCCCTTCGTCGCCAGCTACCGCTTTGGCCAGCTCGCCGTCGCCCACAACGGAAACCTCGTCAACTACCACTCGCTTCGTTACGAGCTCGAGTCCAGAGGGTCCATCTTCAGCACCACCTCCGACACCGAGGTCATCCTCCACCTCATCGCCACCTCCACCACCCGGCCCCTCCTAGCCCGCATCATCGAGGCCTGCGAGTCCCTCGAGGGCGCCTACTCCCTCGTCTTGCTCACCGCGGACAAGCTCTTCGCCGTCCGCGACCCCCATGGCTTCCGCCCCCTCGTCATGGGTCGCCGCCCCAACGGCGCCATCGTCTTCGCCTCCGAAACCTGCGCCCTGGACCTTATCAGCGCCGAGTACGTGCGGGAGGTGAACCCCGGGGAGGTGGTCGTCGTCGACGGCCACGACATGTCCATCATCACCTCCTGCCTCTTGCCCAAGAAACCCCGCAAAGGTTGCGTCTTTGAGCATGTCTACTTCGCCCTCCCCAACTCCGTCGTCTTTGGTCACCCGGTCCACGCTTCGCGCTACAACTTCGGTGCAGCGCTTGCCCGCGAGTCCCCTGCACCAGGCGCCGACATCGTGATTCCGGTCCCGGACTCCGGATTCTTCGCTGCGCTCGGCTTCGCCGAGGCCTCCGGCTTGCCCTTCCGACAGGGCCTTATTCGCTCCCACTACGTAGGCCGCTCCTTCATCGAGCCAAATCAGGAAGAGCGCAACCTCGCCGTCAAGCTCAAGCTCGCACCGGTCTATGGCATCCTCGAAGGCAAGAGCGTCGTCGTCATCGACGACTCAATTGTGCGGGGAACCACCTCGTCCAAGATCGTCCAACTCATCAAGAACACCGGAAAAGCTCGGGAGGTCCATATGAGGATCGCCAGCCCACCCATCATCAGTTCCTGCTACTATGGCGTCGACacaccgagggccgaggagctgaTCTCCAATCGTTTGGACGTCGAGGGTGTGAGACGAGCAATAGGGAGTGACTCCCTCGCCTTTCTCTCACTCGAGAGCTTAAGGGTAGCATTTGGGAAGGAAGGCCACATGTTCTGCGATGCGTGCTTCACTCGCAGATATCCAGTGCTTCCAAGGGAACACGAGGCCGTGAACGTGGCGGAAGAGTGA
- the LOC103979119 gene encoding probable magnesium transporter NIPA6, translated as MEQAPADARSAHLFADNLKGFLLAVASSAFIGASFIIKKKGLKRAGACGSRAGIGGYGYLLEPLWWIGMVTMIVGEIANFVAYMFAPAVLVTPLGALSIIVSAILAHFILKERLQRMGVLGCVLCMVGSTVIVLHAPEERTPSSVEQIWDLATQPAFLLYAASAVAVSLVLMLHCSPRFGQTNIMVYLGICSVIGSLTVMSIKAVGIAIKLTMEGINQAGYFQTWVFVMVAISCIIIQLNYLNKALDTFNTAVVSPVYYAMFTILTILASAIMFKDWSGQSASNIASEICGLITVISGTTVLHSTREPDPPSSSDLYAPLSPKIYWHIQGNGDLGKLKDDDLLSGEFVAVVRQDYFV; from the exons ATGGAGCAAGCTCCGGCCGACGCGCGGTCCGCCCACCTCTTCGCCGACAACCTCAAGGGCTTCCTCCTCGCCGTCGCCTCCAGCGCCTTCATCGGAGCCAGCTTCATCATCAAGAAAAAGGGCCTCAAGCGCGCCGGCGCCTGCGGCTCCCGCGCCG GCATAGGTGGGTACGGATATTTACTGGAGCCTCTGTGGTGGATCGGGATGGTCACAA TGATTGTTGGTGAAATTGCGAATTTTGTGGCCTACATGTTTGCCCCAGCTGTTCTTGTCACTCCGCTGGGTGCTTTGAGTATCATTGTTAG TGCCATTTTGGCCCATTTTATTCTCAAAGAGAGATTGCAGAGGATGGGTGTGTTGGGCTGCGTGCTTTGCATGGTGGGTTCAACAGTTATCGTGCTCCATGCACCAGAGGAGAGGACCCCGAGCTCTGTTGAACAGATATGGGATCTAGCGACACAGCCAG CCTTTCTTTTGTATGCGGCTTCAGCAGTTGCAGTATCTCTGGTGCTTATGTTGCATTGTTCTCCacggtttgggcagacaaacataATGGTGTACTTGGGCATATGCTCTGTAATTGGATCTTTGACG GTGATGAGTATTAAGGCCGTAGGAATTGCAATCAAGCTTACAATGGAGGGCATCAATCAAGCTGGTTACTTCCAGACATGGGTATTTGTGATGGTGGCAATATCCTGCATCATAATTCAATTGAACTACTTGAACAAG GCATTGGATACTTTCAATACTGCAGTTGTTTCTCCCGTCTACTATGCCATGTTCACAATTCTTACAATATTAGCAAGTGCCATTATGTTCAAG GATTGGTCTGGGCAGAGTGCAAGTAATATTGCATCAGAGATTTGTGGGCTTATTACAGTAATTTCCGGGACTACAGTGTTACATTCTACAAGAGAACCAGATCCACCTTCCTCTTCAG atttatatgcacCACTCTCTCCTAAAATATATTGGCACATCCAAGGAAATGGTGATCTGGGAAAGCTCAAGGACGATGATTTGTTGTCTGGGGAATTTGTTGCTGTGGTTCGACAGGATTATTTCGTTTAG